A single region of the Candidatus Methanomethylicota archaeon genome encodes:
- a CDS encoding MBL fold metallo-hydrolase — protein sequence MSSNVYILKLQDNYCIFDASGHPDLLNFLIELGINKEKVVGAFLTHGHFDHVAGIHSLNKSGIKCYINYCDLYLLHTNSVLDINDGEEILEEFGLMSIHTPGHTPGSTCFYSESKALLISGDTIFSDGCFGRTDLPGGNNEDMKNSLRLLSTLNIESILPGHGNYLKEGGSKIIKIALSNAEFLL from the coding sequence TTGTCATCAAATGTTTATATATTAAAATTACAAGATAATTATTGTATATTTGATGCAAGTGGTCATCCAGATTTATTAAATTTTTTAATAGAATTAGGGATAAATAAAGAAAAAGTTGTGGGTGCTTTTTTAACACATGGTCATTTTGACCATGTTGCAGGTATACATTCTTTAAATAAAAGTGGAATTAAATGTTACATAAACTATTGTGATTTATATTTACTACATACTAATTCAGTATTAGATATTAATGATGGAGAAGAAATATTAGAAGAATTTGGATTAATGTCAATTCATACTCCTGGACATACACCAGGAAGTACATGTTTCTACTCTGAATCAAAGGCTTTACTAATAAGTGGGGATACTATTTTTTCAGATGGATGTTTTGGTAGAACTGATTTACCTGGTGGAAATAATGAAGATATGAAAAATAGTCTTCGTCTTCTTTCAACTTTAAATATAGAATCAATTCTTCCTGGTCATGGAAATTATTTAAAAGAAGGAGGATCAAAAATAATAAAAATAGCTCTTTCAAATGCTGAATTTTTACTCTAA
- a CDS encoding RtcB family protein: protein MTNIPLKKISEYIWEIPKNYNPNMKVPCRIYADEYLLEKMKEDLTLQQCANVAQLPGILKYSITMPDGHQGYGFPIGGVAAFDAEEGVISPGGVGYDINCGVRLVLTNLDIKDVRPHLSKLIDTLFELVPSGLGSKGGIRLDTTQQNRVLDMGVQWAIEQGYGWDEDAKRCEEEGCMKTADHSKVSSSAKSRGASQLGTLGSGNHFLEVQVVDKIYDQRVAKIFGIEHEGQVVVMIHSGSRGLGHQVCSDYLHVMEHAVSKYKIKIPDRELACAPANSPEAQDYFAAMSAACNYAWANRQCITHWTREAFQKVFKTDPEKLGMHLVYDVAHNLAKREEHIYEGKKRIVYVHRKGATRAFPAGRPEIPQEYREIGQPVIIPGSMGTASYLLLGAPAAMELSWGSTAHGAGRYLSREAAIKKYWGSEVKRELENRGIMIRAANIRVIAEEAPGAYKDVDRVAEVSHKLGIATLVARMVPIGVTKG, encoded by the coding sequence ATGACAAATATCCCTCTTAAAAAAATAAGCGAATATATATGGGAAATCCCCAAGAATTATAATCCAAATATGAAAGTTCCTTGTAGAATATATGCTGATGAATACTTACTTGAGAAAATGAAGGAAGATTTAACACTTCAACAATGTGCTAATGTAGCTCAATTACCTGGAATTTTAAAGTATTCTATTACCATGCCAGATGGTCATCAAGGTTATGGCTTTCCAATAGGTGGTGTTGCGGCATTTGATGCAGAAGAAGGAGTAATATCTCCTGGTGGAGTTGGATATGATATTAATTGTGGAGTTAGATTAGTTTTAACAAATCTTGATATAAAAGATGTTCGTCCTCATTTATCGAAATTAATTGATACTCTATTTGAATTAGTTCCTTCAGGTCTTGGTAGTAAGGGCGGGATACGCTTAGACACCACTCAACAAAATAGAGTATTGGATATGGGTGTACAATGGGCAATAGAACAAGGATATGGTTGGGATGAAGATGCTAAAAGATGTGAAGAAGAAGGTTGTATGAAAACTGCGGATCATAGTAAAGTATCTTCCAGTGCAAAATCTAGAGGAGCAAGTCAACTTGGTACTCTTGGGAGTGGAAATCATTTTCTTGAAGTTCAAGTAGTAGATAAGATTTATGATCAAAGAGTAGCTAAAATTTTTGGAATTGAACATGAAGGACAAGTTGTAGTTATGATACATTCAGGTAGTAGAGGACTTGGACATCAAGTTTGTAGTGATTATCTTCATGTAATGGAACATGCAGTTTCAAAATATAAAATAAAAATTCCAGATAGAGAATTAGCATGTGCTCCTGCAAATAGTCCTGAAGCTCAAGATTATTTTGCTGCAATGTCAGCAGCTTGTAATTATGCTTGGGCAAATAGACAATGTATTACACATTGGACTAGAGAAGCTTTTCAAAAAGTTTTCAAAACTGATCCTGAAAAATTGGGAATGCATTTAGTTTATGATGTTGCACATAATTTAGCAAAGAGAGAGGAACATATCTATGAAGGGAAAAAACGAATAGTATATGTACATAGAAAAGGTGCAACTAGAGCTTTTCCTGCTGGTCGACCTGAGATTCCACAAGAATATAGAGAAATAGGTCAACCAGTTATAATTCCAGGCAGTATGGGTACTGCATCTTACTTATTACTTGGTGCTCCTGCAGCTATGGAACTTAGTTGGGGATCTACTGCTCATGGAGCTGGAAGATATCTTAGTAGAGAAGCTGCTATAAAGAAATATTGGGGTAGTGAAGTAAAAAGAGAACTTGAAAATAGAGGGATAATGATAAGAGCGGCAAATATTCGTGTTATAGCAGAAGAAGCTCCAGGTGCTTATAAAGATGTGGATAGAGTGGCTGAAGTCTCTCATAAACTTGGAATTGCTACTTTAGTAGCTAGAATGGTACCAATAGGGGTGACCAAGGGCTGA
- a CDS encoding archease, with protein MVYSYLDHTSDVYVHIVSNTLEELFEEAAIATFEVMLNTSNVEVKEVIDVEIDGDDLEQLLYKWIDNLLLVFDSRSFALRYAKVEEIKNNGRYYLKGKLYGEEYDPNKHEHRVGVKAMTYSLMKIFKNDKWEAYFVLDI; from the coding sequence ATGGTTTATTCTTACCTAGACCATACCTCAGATGTCTATGTTCATATAGTTTCGAATACACTTGAAGAATTATTTGAAGAAGCAGCAATAGCTACTTTTGAAGTTATGTTAAATACATCAAATGTAGAAGTCAAAGAAGTCATAGATGTAGAAATTGATGGAGATGATTTAGAACAATTACTTTATAAATGGATAGATAATCTCCTATTAGTCTTTGATTCTAGAAGTTTTGCTTTAAGATATGCTAAAGTTGAAGAAATTAAAAATAATGGTAGATATTATTTAAAAGGAAAGCTTTATGGAGAAGAATATGATCCAAATAAACATGAACATAGAGTAGGAGTAAAAGCAATGACTTATTCTCTTATGAAAATTTTTAAGAATGATAAATGGGAGGCATATTTTGTACTTGATATTTGA